One Mycolicibacterium goodii genomic region harbors:
- the moeA gene encoding molybdopterin molybdotransferase MoeA, which yields MRTVEEHQKIVAGLIKAREPQSVPLADALGLILAADVVAPLSLPGFDNSAMDGYAVVADDIAGAGADSPVLLPVAEDIPAGRTDPLTLKPGTAHRIMTGAPVPAGATAVIPVEATDGATDTVTIRAAAKPGQHIRRAGEDVTAGTTVLHAGQTVTPAALGLAAALGLAELTVVPPQRVMVMSTGTELVKPGTPLQPGQIYESNAVMLSAAVRDAGALVVSSPMSHDDVDTFRAVLAEHARDIDLIITTGGVSAGAYEVVKDALAEQVDFVKVAMQPGMPQGSGMVGSTPIITLPGNPVSALVSFEVFVRAPLRAAMGHIEPGRPKRAAVLTEALTSPAGKRQFRRGVLTGDTVTSYGPPASHHLRWLASANCLLEIGEDVTEVPAGTSVQVWDLS from the coding sequence ATGCGGACCGTCGAAGAACACCAGAAGATCGTCGCGGGCCTCATCAAAGCCCGTGAACCGCAATCGGTTCCGCTCGCCGACGCGTTGGGCCTGATCCTCGCGGCCGACGTCGTCGCACCGCTGTCGCTGCCCGGGTTCGACAACTCGGCGATGGACGGCTACGCCGTCGTGGCCGACGACATCGCGGGCGCCGGCGCGGACAGCCCCGTGCTACTGCCCGTCGCCGAGGACATCCCGGCCGGGCGCACCGATCCGCTGACGCTGAAACCCGGCACGGCACACCGGATCATGACAGGGGCACCCGTCCCGGCCGGGGCCACCGCGGTGATCCCGGTGGAAGCCACCGACGGCGCCACCGACACCGTGACCATCCGTGCGGCGGCCAAACCCGGTCAGCACATCCGCCGGGCCGGCGAGGATGTCACGGCCGGCACCACGGTGCTGCATGCCGGCCAGACCGTCACCCCGGCCGCACTGGGCCTGGCCGCGGCACTGGGCCTTGCGGAGCTGACCGTCGTCCCGCCGCAGCGGGTCATGGTGATGTCCACCGGAACCGAACTGGTCAAGCCGGGCACGCCGCTGCAGCCCGGCCAGATCTACGAGTCGAACGCCGTGATGCTCTCGGCCGCGGTCCGCGACGCGGGCGCGCTCGTGGTGTCGTCGCCGATGTCGCATGACGACGTCGACACGTTCCGCGCGGTGCTGGCCGAGCATGCGCGCGACATCGACCTGATCATCACCACAGGCGGTGTCAGCGCCGGCGCCTACGAGGTGGTCAAGGACGCCCTCGCCGAGCAGGTCGACTTCGTCAAGGTCGCGATGCAACCCGGCATGCCCCAGGGTTCGGGCATGGTCGGTTCGACCCCGATCATCACGCTGCCCGGAAACCCGGTCAGTGCGCTCGTGTCGTTCGAGGTGTTCGTCCGTGCACCGCTGCGGGCCGCGATGGGCCATATCGAACCGGGACGCCCGAAGCGCGCGGCGGTGCTCACCGAGGCGCTCACCTCCCCGGCAGGCAAACGGCAGTTCCGTCGCGGTGTGCTCACCGGCGACACCGTCACCAGCTACGGGCCCCCGGCGTCGCATCACCTGCGCTGGCTGGCCTCGGCCAACTGCCTGCTGGAGATCGGCGAAGACGTCACCGAGGTGCCCGCGGGGACGTCTGTCCAGGTCTGGGACCTGAGCTAG
- a CDS encoding phosphatidylserine decarboxylase — protein sequence MARRPDLQSGPERLAALVRSSIPPMHSAGLPFVGASLAVALLGRNRRWVRRAGLISAGANAAFFRHPPRVPPTRPGVVVAPADGLICLLGEATPPAELGLPDTPMQRVSIFLSVLDAHVQRAPIGGEVVAVRHRPGRFHSAELEAASEDNERNSVVIRTPEGVHVIAVQIAGLIARRIVCDAHVGDKLAIGDTYGLIRYGSRLDTYFPADARVLVSHGQRTLAGETVLAELA from the coding sequence ATGGCCAGACGCCCCGATCTCCAATCCGGCCCAGAACGCCTCGCGGCGCTGGTGCGCTCCAGCATTCCGCCGATGCACTCCGCGGGCCTGCCCTTCGTCGGCGCGAGCCTCGCGGTCGCACTGCTCGGCCGCAACCGGCGCTGGGTGCGGCGCGCGGGGTTGATCTCCGCGGGTGCCAACGCCGCCTTCTTCCGGCACCCGCCGCGGGTGCCACCGACCCGCCCAGGCGTCGTGGTCGCACCCGCCGACGGTTTGATCTGTCTGCTCGGTGAGGCCACTCCCCCGGCCGAGCTGGGCCTGCCGGACACCCCGATGCAGCGGGTCAGCATCTTCCTGTCGGTGCTCGACGCGCACGTGCAGCGCGCACCGATCGGCGGTGAGGTGGTCGCGGTGCGTCACCGGCCCGGCCGCTTCCACTCGGCCGAACTGGAAGCCGCAAGCGAAGACAACGAACGCAACAGCGTCGTCATCCGCACCCCCGAGGGCGTACACGTCATCGCGGTGCAGATCGCCGGTCTCATCGCGCGGCGGATCGTGTGCGACGCACACGTCGGCGACAAGCTCGCGATCGGCGACACCTACGGACTGATCCGCTACGGCTCCCGCCTGGACACCTATTTCCCGGCGGATGCGCGAGTACTCGTCTCACACGGTCAGCGCACGCTGGCCGGCGAAACGGTACTGGCGGAACTCGCATGA